GATTTCGATCGGAGCCTCAAGATGGCGGCATGCTATCCCGGGACGTCGGCCGATCTCACAGTTGCGAGCTTGCTCGCACTTGCCGTCGCAGATATGCTCGATCCCGTTGAAAAGTGGAAGACGGCTTGAGTACCGCGAGATTGCTTTAGCCCGAAATCGAGGGAGGGTCATGATGGCGAAGATCACCAAGGTGTGCGTCGGCGAAGCACTCGTCGGCGACGGCAATGAAATCGCCCATATAGATTTGATTTTGGGACCGCGCGGCGGTCCCGCGGAAGCCACGTTTTGTCATACGCTCACGAGCCAGCGCGAAGGCGTCAACGGTCTTTTGGCCGTGATTGGCC
This genomic window from Alphaproteobacteria bacterium contains:
- a CDS encoding formaldehyde-activating enzyme, whose product is MAKITKVCVGEALVGDGNEIAHIDLILGPRGGPAEATFCHTLTSQREGVNGLLAVIG